DNA from Aphis gossypii isolate Hap1 chromosome 3, ASM2018417v2, whole genome shotgun sequence:
TGTCTTCttacaaattttttctttttttctcgGGTTTCCTGCCATTTTTCTATCTAtggtgtttttaaataattattctctgTTTCAGAATGTGTTTAATGTCTAATATCAGAGGGTGTTCAGCAGGGGTGGGACTGGGCCTGTAAAGGTCACCTATCACATTCAAGAAAATCCAGAGaatcaattactattttttgtcaAACAAACGTGGGAAATaggtattacattaataaatgtatatttttaacgctAACTTATTTATCTGTaccaataaaacatttttttttttttcaaaattaaaaagtaaaatagccaataggtagcatttgtttaaataggtaataatcaataatttattataataaattatatcgttGTACGcgggttttttgtttttaacaatttatggaTCAATAATATGCACCAACATCaaaatcaactttttttttcatatggtaataactatattttttatggattCTTGTAgagcttttttaaaaaaaaaaaaatttgatgtaaaatcatacattttcttTCACTGGTTTATTTACTACGTTGACCCTaaactttaatacatttacttaaatgaattgtatttttaaagctaaataattttttttagctattttttaatgaaattctacacctttttataaacttacattgaaaattttatcagtcacataaaaaaaacttattagtaggtaggtatctataacctgatgtattaattaaagattTCCAATGTTATTATCAGGCGCGTATacaagggggggggggttctAGGGGTTCAAACCCCCCAccgaaatttaataaatttaataatttattaaaggttagattatataagaataaaaatttacaaccaaacccccccccccccctaaaaaaaaaatatttttttttgtacgcggctggttattataataattgaatagatACTATGAAAATCGTTAGGTATCTACCTTATTACGTatccaaatttaaactattttaaataaacaaaatgactATGGAGAAAAATCTAGATTAATCGATTGATTatgatcatataataatagtaagtatgtacctacctattttataattgtatgttaaaataccTTCAACAGTTTTGTAGATAAGTATGCCAAAAGATTTTTTCCTGTGTCTGATAAGctgttaaattttagtttataaaaaggtatagagttgcattaaaatatagttgaaaaaaattgatttagtctagaaatacaattcatttaaatcaatttattaaatcttagGGTCAACGTAGTAAATAAACCAAAGTAGGTGAAAAAAGTAAAGTTTGTCGATTCTCTGGTAGAcgaacaataattttagttaattgttCATCAAAACCCATTTCGAAAAGCCtacaaaacaacaatatattggttataatgtagtaaatcgatttaattaaaatgaaactaaGTAACTTACTAGAAGGGAAAAAGAAGacgttatatttttgatgagGGGTTAGGATGGTGATCACTAAAACccggatttatatgcattttaaattttaaaatttgcatGCAAATCATGTactaaaaaactcaaaatatacaagaaataaatgcaaaatatgcaatataaaattttaatttttaaattttattaggtacattttatatttaattttaattttacagtgataattatttatttattttattaaaattttcataaacaaaaagtaagatgtataatataacaaatatgcaatccaaatatgtaatttattaaattgcaatttaatttttaactcgtATAACCAACCTATGAAAGTTTAAAcagtttagtaatttatttttagggtcCTAATATTCTTTGAGACATAAGATAtttgatattgatataaaataaacgtacCTAGCTGTAATCTGTTTTTTTGCTTAACGTCTTTTTAGATCGTTAGGTGTGTATTTGAAcggttttttttgttaaaatatgcaaaaatatacaGAACATGATGCACTAACGTcagaatatgaaaaatatgcactttcaaattttgatatcTAATCAAGCAAGTATAATGATTTGTGGACATTCATTAACTGCTGTTTAGGATGTTGAAAATAGAAACATGCATTTTATGCAAAATCCGTTCTTTAGTGATAACTTAGCGTGGAATCTTTTATGGGTAAGCTTTGATAAATTCCGTGACTGGGAAGGACTCGAGTTAATTTCATTAGAgcatttatagatttatcatagcgttttacttttttacaatctaaattgtatacatatgtgtatactatgaaattattctaaatacatattactatattaaataatatttattacaagacCTAACGTTTTTCTGGACGATAGGAATATAGATGTtagttgaagaaaaaaaacacaaaaactcttctttttttttgcgaTTTACCActgatttcatttaaattatgccTCTCATTCTTGTCAATGTGCCAAGTTGGTCGAATAAAACTCGACTGACAACTTGTCCGCCCGGTGgacggtataaaatatacatagatataataacGCTCTCGAGTATTCCCAAACGTCACCACGGTCGGGTAAATCCGTgcatgtacctactatataataatatgaccggCGTCATCACCACATTGTATTTGTGATTTTCACGCATGCATTAGAGTGTGAATTGTACTTCGTGATTTGTCATACGGTAAGTCTACTTCAATAGTATAAAAGGCGACCAGGTAGTCGCTGCGTGACCAGTCGCTCATCTTATATCATTGTAGTATCATTAGCCGTTTTTCTTAACTGTGCAAATTTTCAAACATGGTCGTGATAAACGACCAGTATATGAACGAGGAGGACTCGACGAACGCGATCACCATTGCTGACACTGAACAATCTATCCCTATTCCAATAGTTGAAGAACCAGATATGACTACCTGGTTATCGGAAAATGTTCCAGAGTCATCACTGCCAACCGCCGTATCGGTTGAAACAGAACCTATATTATCCAATGAAAATGATGATACTCGTTTGTCAATTGCGTCAAACAATACGGTTAACGATACATCGATAAAAGTGTATACGGAGTTTGAAATGAAAAAGGAACGCTTAATGtggcaaaataaaattgataaaataaaaaaagaggaACAAGAGATGTATAAATCGATTTTCAATGAATGCAGAGACAATTGTGTGCTGACCTTAGAGAATTATAAAGAAGAGTCTGAAGAAAGAGAATCTAAACTCAAAAAACATATCGACGAGTTAAAACAAGACATCGtaactataaaacattacTTTATACGTTACACATACAGCATACAGCAATCTGGCATAAAGGATCTCGAAATATTGgtaataacacaaataaaaaaaaacgatatgcCACAATATGAAATGAATTATTACGGTTTCCGTCGTCAACTGAACAGTATGCTAGACGCCGTAAAGAAAAAGACCAACATGTCGAACGGTGATCGTGTCGAGTTATGGTTTTTGTCTTACAATGCTGTACAAGATTTCAAAAATTGCAAgtcatatatttatgaaaggGCAGAAGAGAATCGAATACAATTGAAGATGAATGGTAATAACATAATTGGGTTAAATTCATCTAATTTCGACATCGTCGAATCGATACGTGATTTTGGAGAGTCTGCGGGCATGATCGAACTCAATAAGAATATCTTACAAACCGTTATAGAAATGTCCGGAAAACAAATAAGAACCGACAGCGATCGAGCCAAAATTGAACGGATGAAGGAAGTCATCAGGGAAGAGTCTGATGAAATGATTAAGgacatatacaaatatacaataccaCATTATTACCTAAGCtagatgattaaaataataaaactattatacatattttatatattttaatctttattatataatttctatctctttatgtatatgtttgaaatacgtccgtaaatattttttataatatgcaaaaaaaatcatatataaaaattaaacattgtattacctataaaaaaaaatataaaaaatatgaataaatacataattaatacttctgtttaaaaagaatataaaatatacaactgtgtgtttattttattgttattagcataaggctattattttttattgttaaaattaatttattaaatgatattcaaGTTTTTTCTGATTAAACCGTGCCGTatgttaacaaatttaatgattatacatCGAAAATCATATACATCTACGAAAGTTATTTAAGCAAATTTAAAAGAGCTTAAAATCATTGGGTCTTGATTGGGTTTTCGTTTAATTAAACCGCTTCCGCTTTCTTTGATATTACTATGTAATACCTTAAACTGTAGGTACTAACGCCTTTGACGATAATATcgtaaattatagaaaatcaaacggaatattaaattaataaattgcagCAGTTATTAAATGAGCTCCCCCGTGGCTTCAATGTAGGAGTGGTAGTGGATTCTAAGGCGCAAGTGCGCAACTGTACTAAAAATATCGGGATTTCCATCAATGGATCTCTCGATATTTATCGAGTCGTCAGGGTTCCCAAACCCAAGGCCGTAGCTGGAACAAATTTTCGGGGTGGAGGAGGggattaaatcaaataatattttcatttaaggtaattaaaataaacaacttatataaattaaattaactgtaaaatatttcggGGTGGTTGAACCCCAAAAACCCCCCCTCATATACAGCCATGCCCAAACCAATCAACTACAGCTCATTTTAACATCGATAACGAATTCGTGATATTGATGACTAATgagtataaatagttataacgaAGAATTTGAGAAGTATTACTATTTGCTACCTATATCCTTTACAGTAAATCGTAATTAAGTACtatttacatacctacatattattatatagttaccgAGAAATGGGTTGACAGCAGTTTACATGGTTATAGTTATTGATACTTTACCTTAACCACTACCATAGCTCAAATAGTAATAAGCAGAGACTGGaaatatatgcattaaaaatgtgGCAAATATGCAAAGCAAAAGGGTCAAAATATGcacaaataattgaaaaatatgttcaaatatgcatcataaatttatacaactttaaacaactattaatattaaaacaaataaatcaataaaaatataacaaaaataggaGTGTTGGACCATTCAACATCTaagttaatcaataaaaaagttaaatataaaacaaaatattattgtttttaaaaatcctaTACAGTGttgatagtaatattttttttgccaGTAtggtagtatttaaaaattcctatttactaagattataaaatatatatacattatatgcacttatgaaaaaatatgctcCAACCCTCCGAATATGCCATtatatgcaaaattaaatttggtcTATAGAATCAGTAGGGTCTGAATTGCccacatttaaaatacgtataagtaTATTCTCAGTATGCACAAGCAAATGCATAAAATTCTGGTCTCTAGTCATGAGTCATGACCGATACAAAATTAAGATTACAGTATTGCAtatgataatacattataatagatatatattgaAAGTATAGTAAgaaatcttatttatttatttacaagatAATGGGCTTGCGCtaactacaaataaaataagtttacgttgtgacaataataaaaaaaaaaatattataaatatacttttatttaagaaaaaactgACTGTTAAAAAAGGAATGACAGATCATCCATAAGTCAAACTTAATTATGTGTGATTTGTGAaaagtttgttttttgaatatgGTTATGTAAAATGGGATTTGAAAAGAGATGTAATAAGGTAAAAGGGTGAATggagtaaatactaaataatacattattttaatcaagtgatacaataaaattataaatatatttatacagtttaatCTTATaccatatacttattttaatatttttagcacTTCATAACTGTTCAATCATTTAATGTAACAATTTATTGGGGAATGAATATGAGTTTTTTCtcttaatatataggtaattactacctaatattagtaatattggataaaatgatttatgatatttgctaagtaaatattacttacatcACACAAGTTGTCTAGAAATCATCATACTTTGTATAAGACTAAATtgtcgtgtataatataataattttaatagaatataattaatattatattatttaaatttaattcgttCACCATAATTTAGaacagttaatattaaatatttttataatacgtaattaTACCACAACaatgacattataaaattaaaatttattaaacttcgCACTCTTCTTAcgaattttatcttttttcacAGGTTTCCTGCCATTTTTCTTTCTACGGTGTTCTTTAATTATTCTCTGTTTTAGAATGTGTTTAGTGTCTAATTTCAGACGGTGTTCAGATTGTTGTTCCCGCAATTTAGCGTTGTGACGACCCCAACGAGTATCTAATTTAAACCGGAACactaaaaagataaaattcaaagttaacataattaatacactagttgttaaattatataacatgttaatcaaacaatatgttgaatttcaaaaaaaattcaatggaTTCAGAATAAGTTTTTTATGAGATGATGGACGATATTCATAAAacaatcttaataataataaataaattggcaggttataatataataatttaagaatagttcctattattaatttaatgataatggcatccaataatattacatatattgtacttacaaGGTGCTATTTTCTTTTGTTCTTCTTCATCATTTCCTTCTGCCGcagaatttttcaatttagatTTTTCCTGCCATTTTTCATATCTATCACTTTTGTATGTAATTGGTATCCAATGCCCAGACTcagatttgatttttttcacttgatttttttcaagacTCTGtttacttacatatttatgaCTCACTGGATCCCATTTacgtttatttgaattttgtttagCTAATGATTGTTCCGAATCGCCCATTAAATCCAATATTCCTTcacttgattttaaattatcaacagCCAATCTGAATAATACAT
Protein-coding regions in this window:
- the LOC114119245 gene encoding uncharacterized protein LOC114119245, with translation MVVINDQYMNEEDSTNAITIADTEQSIPIPIVEEPDMTTWLSENVPESSLPTAVSVETEPILSNENDDTRLSIASNNTVNDTSIKVYTEFEMKKERLMWQNKIDKIKKEEQEMYKSIFNECRDNCVLTLENYKEESEERESKLKKHIDELKQDIVTIKHYFIRYTYSIQQSGIKDLEILVITQIKKNDMPQYEMNYYGFRRQLNSMLDAVKKKTNMSNGDRVELWFLSYNAVQDFKNCKSYIYERAEENRIQLKMNGNNIIGLNSSNFDIVESIRDFGESAGMIELNKNILQTVIEMSGKQIRTDSDRAKIERMKEVIREESDEMIKDIYKYTIPHYYLS